The Saccharomonospora cyanea NA-134 genome includes a region encoding these proteins:
- a CDS encoding universal stress protein translates to MPGDAPTGGTIVVGIDGSPASSQALRWACFQAEITDGSVLAISVREETGLLPGSEFALRQRGTWRDHDAVRAALHRDVSMVTTSAPVRELVVTGEPADELLSAAREADLLVLGTHGHRTLSTVPLGGVAAECIRRAVCPLVLVPAAPAR, encoded by the coding sequence ATGCCCGGTGACGCCCCGACCGGCGGCACGATCGTGGTCGGCATCGACGGCTCCCCCGCGTCGAGTCAGGCGCTGCGGTGGGCGTGCTTCCAAGCGGAGATCACGGACGGGAGCGTGCTCGCGATCTCGGTCAGGGAGGAGACGGGACTGCTGCCGGGGTCGGAGTTCGCGCTGCGCCAGCGTGGCACGTGGCGCGACCACGACGCCGTGCGGGCCGCCCTGCACCGGGACGTCAGCATGGTCACCACCTCGGCGCCCGTGCGCGAGCTGGTCGTCACGGGGGAACCCGCGGACGAGCTGCTGTCCGCGGCCAGGGAGGCCGACCTGCTGGTGCTGGGCACGCACGGGCACCGGACGCTCAGCACCGTCCCGCTGGGCGGAGTGGCGGCCGAGTGCATCCGGCGTGCGGTGTGCCCGCTGGTGCTGGTGCCCGCCGCTCCGGCCCGGTAG
- a CDS encoding CBS domain-containing protein, with product MRAKDIMTSPVVTASPDDSVKRATRLLAEHGFTALPVVDDAGRVVGVVTEADVMTGRVPHDARYRSGSSTGPVAGTVGEVMTPAPTCTQQGADVADLVGTLLEGHHRAVPVLAGEKLVGIVTRRDIVRALSRDDADIARDVRRRLMIYGGPDRWSVQVTGGTVTIEDDHDDATDRHVATVLAESVPGVVHAAVRHRGRDPD from the coding sequence ATGCGCGCCAAGGACATCATGACCAGCCCCGTGGTCACCGCTTCACCGGACGACTCCGTGAAGCGGGCGACGCGCCTGCTCGCCGAGCACGGCTTCACGGCGCTGCCCGTGGTCGACGACGCGGGCCGGGTGGTCGGCGTCGTCACGGAAGCGGACGTCATGACCGGCCGGGTGCCGCACGACGCGCGCTACCGTTCCGGTTCCTCCACGGGGCCGGTCGCGGGGACGGTGGGTGAGGTGATGACGCCCGCACCCACGTGCACCCAGCAGGGCGCGGACGTGGCCGATCTGGTGGGGACACTGCTGGAGGGACACCACCGGGCGGTCCCGGTACTCGCGGGGGAGAAGCTGGTCGGCATCGTGACCCGCAGGGACATCGTGCGCGCGTTGTCGCGCGACGACGCCGACATCGCCAGGGACGTACGCCGCCGGCTGATGATCTACGGCGGTCCCGACCGGTGGAGCGTCCAGGTCACCGGTGGCACGGTGACGATCGAGGACGACCACGACGACGCCACCGATCGCCACGTCGCGACGGTGCTCGCCGAGTCGGTCCCCGGCGTGGTCCACGCGGCGGTCCGCCACCGCGGCCGTGACCCCGACTGA
- a CDS encoding universal stress protein, which produces MSMIVVGVDGSRSAVDAAHWAAEEAAARGDTLRFVHAYVVPMYGYPESAATFPQLREGMRHQGTEWLDEAREAAGKVAPGVTVETTLAEGEPVSVLVEESRRARMTVLGSRGLGGFTGMLVGSVAVGLAAHGHSPVVVVRVPQQPLPPEAPVVAGVDGSEASTAALRFAFAEAADRRAPLTVVRTWRGIFLDEAVPRYPLRVDPHEIEAGERAALTEQVGPLRDSHPDVAVETVVVRGRPVRTLLEYAEGARLLVVGSRGRSGFKGMLLGSTSRALVVHAPCAIAVVRSTPGE; this is translated from the coding sequence ATGAGCATGATCGTCGTGGGTGTGGACGGGTCGAGGTCCGCTGTCGACGCCGCCCACTGGGCCGCCGAGGAAGCCGCCGCCCGCGGTGACACCCTGCGGTTCGTTCACGCCTACGTCGTGCCGATGTACGGGTACCCGGAGTCCGCCGCGACCTTCCCCCAGCTCCGGGAGGGCATGCGGCACCAGGGCACGGAGTGGCTCGACGAGGCGAGGGAGGCGGCCGGGAAGGTCGCCCCCGGCGTCACCGTGGAGACCACACTCGCCGAGGGCGAGCCGGTGAGCGTGCTCGTCGAGGAGTCCAGGCGGGCACGGATGACGGTGCTCGGCTCCCGGGGCCTCGGCGGGTTCACGGGCATGCTGGTCGGGTCGGTGGCGGTGGGGCTCGCGGCTCACGGTCACTCGCCCGTGGTCGTGGTACGTGTCCCGCAGCAGCCGTTGCCGCCGGAGGCGCCGGTCGTGGCGGGCGTGGACGGCTCCGAGGCCAGCACGGCGGCGTTGCGGTTCGCGTTCGCCGAGGCCGCCGACCGGCGTGCGCCGCTGACGGTGGTGCGGACCTGGCGCGGCATCTTCCTCGACGAGGCCGTACCCCGCTATCCACTCCGGGTCGACCCCCACGAGATCGAGGCAGGAGAGCGTGCCGCCCTCACCGAGCAGGTGGGGCCGTTGCGGGACAGTCACCCGGACGTCGCCGTCGAGACCGTCGTGGTGAGGGGGCGGCCCGTGCGCACGCTGTTGGAGTACGCCGAGGGCGCGCGGCTGCTCGTGGTGGGCAGCCGGGGCCGCAGCGGCTTCAAGGGCATGTTGCTCGGTTCCACCAGCCGGGCGCTGGTGGTCCACGCACCGTGCGCCATCGCCGTGGTCCGATCGACACCGGGGGAGTAG